One genomic region from Nymphaea colorata isolate Beijing-Zhang1983 chromosome 12, ASM883128v2, whole genome shotgun sequence encodes:
- the LOC116265241 gene encoding uncharacterized protein LOC116265241 — protein MEDNGSSSLTWTEPQMDYLVELLVEHSRMPGIKSGGGLKSKAYTAIEKSMMDRFSSEFSKDKIKNKLKYYKPNLTVMKKILNTSGFGYDPIKKYIDVNPQVWSDYIEKYPNRKKYKGPKLWRYYDEFAEVYGDSYGIGKDADTLSSMLHDDTEPLPSTPASQSTPLYMQPESKQSFTQMLYEDSPPLQSPVPPTPTTEDPTMTTNRTAHRSKRNRSTNDDKYYNLLNGIAEDVKSLTHTSRGFQFVKSCEILQELLDTGLLDSQTRLKSMDMLAEGTNSMIFVNLSPSGCEG, from the exons ATGGAAGACAACGGTTCATCAAGTCTTACGTGGACTGAACCACAAATGGACTACTTAGTCGAGCTTCTTGTGGAGCATTCACGCATGCCTGGCATCAAATCTGGAGGAGGTTTGAAGTCTAAAGCGTATACAGCAATTGAAAAAAGCATGATGGACAGATTCAGTTCGGAATTcagtaaagacaaaataaaaaataaattgaagtattaCAAACCCAACTTGACAgtcatgaagaaaattttgaatacaAGCGGGTTTGGCTATGACCCAATTAAGAAATATATTGATGTCAACCCCCAAGTATGGAGTGACTACATTGAG aaatatccgaatagaaaaaagtataaagggCCAAAGTTATGGAGATACTATGATGAGTTTGCCGAGGTGTATGGCGATTCCTATGGAATTGGCAAAGACGCAGACACATTGAGCAGCATGCTACATGATGACACTGAACCACTTCCATCTACACCTGCATCTCAATCGACTCCATTGTACATGCAACCTGAAAGTAAACAATCATTTACACAGATGCTTTATGAAGATAGTCCTCCGCTACAATCGCCAGTACCTCCAACTCCTACAACTGAAGATCCAACAATGACAACTAATAGAACTGCACATAGGTCAAAAAGGAACAGGTCAACCAATGATGACAAGTATTACAATTTGTTGAACGGTATAGCTGAGGATGTGAAGAGCCTCACACATACTTCTAGAGGGTTTCAATTTGTCAAATCTTGCGAAATATTGCAAGAGTTGTTGGACACTGGACTCCTAGATAGTCAAACGCGATTGAAGAGTATGGACATGTTAGCAGAGGGCACCAATTCCATGATATTTGTCAACCTTTCACCTTCAGGGTGTGAAGGTTGA